From a single Xyrauchen texanus isolate HMW12.3.18 chromosome 26, RBS_HiC_50CHRs, whole genome shotgun sequence genomic region:
- the LOC127619491 gene encoding 60S ribosomal protein L14-like has protein sequence MVFKRFVEIGRVAFIAFGPHEGKLVAIVDVIDQNRALVDGPCTGVKRQAMPFKCLQLTDYVIKVPHSARQKYVRRAWEKAEINQKWEESSWAKKIEARKKRATMSDFDRYKVMKAKKMRNKIIKHEMKKLQKAATAQKKA, from the exons GTGTTTAAACGCTTTGTCGAAATCGGCCGCGTTGCTTTCATTGCATTCGGCCCACATGAGGGCAAGTTGGTGGCAATTGTAGATGTAATTGACCAAAACAGG GCACTGGTAGATGGCCCATGCACAGGAGTGAAGAGACAGGCTATGCCATTCAAGTGTTTGCAACTCACTGACTATGTCATCAAAGTACCTCACAG CGCCCGTCAGAAGTACGTGAGACGTGCCTGGGAAAAGGCGGAGATCAACCAGAAGTGGGAAGAAAGCAGCTGGGCCAAGAAAATTGAGGCCAGAAAGAAG AGGGCCACAATGTCTGACTTCGATCGCTACAAAGTGATGAAGGCTAAGAAAATG AGGAACAAGATCATCAAGCACGAGATGAAAAAGCTCCAGAAAGCTGCCACAGCACAAAAGAAAGCATAA